In the Limanda limanda chromosome 15, fLimLim1.1, whole genome shotgun sequence genome, gattcaagatttttattgtcaaatgaacagagataacatgaagtagtcactgtcaatgaaatgcttgggtcacacactctctttaagcaatgctcagtaatttcaacccaaaaaaatagaaatagtataaaatagaataaaaaataataaaataaaataccaatgaaatagaatagcaaaaattttaaatagaaaataaaatatatcttaAGTCTTTTCACATCTCAACTAAATCAAAGTACTGATTCGTGATGAGTTCAGGTGTGTAGGGGACACGTCACACATGCAACTCATTCTGGACAGATTTTAACACCAGGTGTGAGCAGACTAActctctcaggatggatgtggacaccaggtgtgaacagggtcGTACTCTGATGTTCTCTGATGTCGAGCCCGACagtttttaaaacacttttatctAAAATCCATCTGATTCCCTCAGATTTGTCTGGGAGCCGGCGCCAAGGAGGAGAGCAACGTGGTGGAGGTGACGGCCATGAACCACCAGGGGAAGACCGTCTCCGTGCCCATCGCCAACCTGCACATCAGCTGTCTGCCCATGGTACCGTGCATTGTCGAGCTCACTTCCTACAGATCAGATCACGCAGCCGAGGCCTGAGTTTTACATCTGGTTGttttgtctctcctcttctcctcaggtGAGTCTGGGGGAGTTTGAGCTCAAAGCCCCGGTGACGATCCGACTCAAGGCCGGGACCGGGCCGGTTAATGTCAGCGGGCTGCACCTTATTGGTAAGGAAAATCATTTCAACTCTCCCAGTACTTTCAAACCACTAAGGCACCACACTGCCAATATCTCGGCTTTTGCATCTAAGTTCTTCGAGTCAAGCTGCAAAATATAATCATTCCTTTTTGACCCATATcactagcctgacgttgtcatactcatgattctagtaGGAGTATGAGTCTAAGATCACTcgattgggctgtgattatggggcgtgtttcaaccgcaccagggaaaaaaatgcctcttcgctcaattggatagacctacaaccaatcagagcaacgtagcaTGTGacgcggcaggcatgtttgtggaaaataaAGTCAACCCAATCGTTCTatgattacgtaactgttgatcatctgtccatcattgTAACCCCGCCCTGacaatgtgattggtccaaacagcTTCTTTTCAGAGATAATTTCTCGCCAACGGAgggactccagaccgaacttcccgaccaaaaaataTTGTggtcgtctggcacccaggctaccaTATCACATCCCTCCACTAAAATTCGTAGTAATCTGTTCTGTAGTATTTCTATAATCCTGtcgacaaacaaaccaaccaacaaacattCTAATGAATGAAGGTAATACCTCTTAAGTTCACTGTCTAGCACTGGTCCAACAACATAAAAAGTAATTTGGTCAATCAATAAATCGTGAAGATCATCAGCAGATAAATCAAGCCTTTGCATGTGGATAAAGAAAGCAGTCGCTAAGCAACCGCTGTGATTCTTCACAATCTGAAATACTTTATTTAGTTTCTCTTGGATTTGACCCGATGACATCAAAAGTCAGATTCACCTCGAAATGAGATTTAAGACCTTTGACACGTTTGAGGTGAAAGAGTTTTTTAAAGTCGACTGAAGCTGTGTGAAATATGCATTTATCCTCACTGCAGGGAAAAGCTCTGATCAGGACCAGACCTGTTGTGTTGAACCCACAGCTGGTTGTAATGAGCGTGTGCAGCCGAGTGTCACTGACATGCGGTCGCTTGATGAGGCAGATTAAACGTAGCAGCCTCACTGATCTTTTAACTCAGATTCACACAAAGACAGTTGTTACCTCtgcaaaggaggttatgttttcacccctgtccctCGGGTgattggtttgtatgtttgtcgGCAGTATTACGCAAAAACTAAataacagatttccacaaaacttcaAAGGGAAGATCCAGGAAACTGTGAGGATTTTGACAATGTTACAGATTTCTCACAATTATTCATGGAAGTTGGTGAAAACAAACAGGCGTGTTTAtgtgactgatatttatgagtgtgtgcaatttgataAAAATATGTATCTAGAGgatttaaaagtggtttcatagGGCTGTAGGCTTTTTCCAGCTGCTGTCCGGCGAGGGCCAGTCACACCTACGCGAATGGACGAGAATATCGAGGGTCAAAGTTAAACtccacaggaagcaaatgttttatttgcctTGTCGCTCACAGAGGTTGAAAGTGAACGGGAGGTTCACCCCTgatatattttcaaatgtgtgaCCGGGTCTTAAGAAATAGAGCCACAAACCTGTGAAAAAGCAAGCTGTATCTGAGATCATGTGGATTCATTCAGGAATCAACAGTTTATACGTTTGCTCTACAGTTTAATGACTTTGTCCGAATAAACATGATGAGTTTGGTGCAGTTCCATTAAATTTAAGGGGGCTTAACTGTGTCTTCTGTTCCTGTGCAGCCTCAGCAGCTGACGAGTCTGATCTGTCcgaggaggagagtgaagatgacgaggaggaagagatcACCCCCATTAAGCCAgcaaagaagaagcagcagaagtaggcagagagagagaggtggctgattctcactcactcacacactctccgGTCGCTTTCGAGAGACGCCACAGATTTTTGTACCAGACGGACTCACTCTGCAGAGCTGCTACTTCTTCCACAGTCACATGACCGCTCAGCGTGGCTCAGCTTCACACGCTGTGGGAGGAAGGAGCATCACGACGGGTTCGGCTGTTCTCGCCTCTCCTCTCAGTCTGAGCAGTGTAATTAACTGCGCGTTAAGACATTCACTTATAGAAGAACTGTTTTTTTGATATGAAATGACACCGGgtgttttatactgtatatgatgCAGTCACGCTGACATGGATTTACTGCACCTttgctttaaaaagaaaaaagtcctTAATCTCGAGTTGATTCTGGGATTGCTCGAAGAAACGGTTCTTTTCCAAAGTTTACGTGCGTCTACTCTTGAAAAGAAGTTTCCTTATTATATTGTTGTCTCAGCTGAATGGTGCAGTTTACATTCGTacagtttattaaatgtttcaCCAGAATTTCTTCATTTCCACTTGTTTGTACTTTCAAATCACCGTTTTTCTATGTGACATAAATGTGAAAACTTTGTACACTTGGACGCATcggcttgttttcattttatctccctttttaaaatcacacaaataaaactaatATTTTTAGCCTATTAAGGTAAAAATATATGTATCCACATGGTGACTTAAGTTAAATGCAAGTTTTCATAGGACACAGGGCAGGAAATAGGTTCTAATTTAAAAGACCTGTAGAACAAAGAATAACTCCTTAATAACCACAGTGTGTTTTTGACAATCTGGGACGTGCTTAGGGACCAacaaccagaaaaaaaaatgccaaactGATTTTGCAGTAAGGGGAAAGTTGAGGGACAGAATCCCGAACCTTTCACATTGCGGAGCTCCACACGTCCATGAGGGGGTAACACTAACACAACTTTCCTCCCGACAACTTGGTCATGACGGGTGCTGCTATGGCAACACGAGGAATGCACTCACCACCTGTGTGTTGCACTTGTCGGCAGCTTTGTGCTAACGATGAGACGGGACTGAGGGAGGAGGCTCCAAGATGAGGAGGGCAGGGAAGCTTTCATCAGAGGAAGCTTAAATAAATGATGGTGCATTATcagggtgtgtgtttttcttcccctctttaAAGCCTCGAGTGCCTCAGTTGGTCGTTGTTATTGCGACGGGAATGTCaactgtgagggggggggttgatgagaGGGAAACAACAAACCCATcgcttcacctcctctggaCTGCGATGGTGATGGAGTAGCTCGGGCTCTTCCGGGGGAATACGATTAATTGTATCCCACAGTGCTGCACTGTTAAAGCCCCTGAAAGCGTCACGTGACAAGTCGGCAAATCAACGAGCAACAATCCCACCAACGGTTAACGCCGCTGAGAGCAGGTGCCGCTGCTTCTTATTTTCTGACTCATAAAGCACATCCATCTGCTGTGTGCCGAGTGGGAGTTTGTGAACCTTTACTCAACTTTTATTGGGTATAAGGGTTTTATGGTACAGTGTCTGTGTGACCTTGGTGTGGAGGGGACAGATGTGTCCAGAGCAGATGCTCCAGTCTGTAGAAGAAGCAGCAACATGGGGACGAGTGTTGAAATCAAAGCAGAGATCATCAAATAATATAATGTTGTATAGGAAGAGTTACCTCTGATTTCTGTCTTCTGTTCTCACCTTCATGTCAAActctgaggacattttggggCTTTATATTTGCTTTGTGCATAATTTAGCTTTAAGTTCCAGTCATTTTCTGTACACTGTATATGCAATGGATAACTAGAATGGAACTCAGTAGTGGGCACACTTCTTCAGAGGCAGATTTAATCAAGATGCACCAAATTCCATACACCTAAAGATATTAgtctgatctggatctgcttcaaaataaatgtaagcGTCATTTTCTTGACTTTTAAAGCTTCTTCCACCAAGTGTTGTATCCGTCTAGTTTTGTACTGCAGTTAATTAACAAAACAAGCATTGATAAAAACATGTCCTTTGCAGAgtgaaaatctatatttataaGGACGTGTTTTATAAATTTCATTCTTTACTTCAACGTCCTTTATTCCTGCACGTGACAGTGAGTGCTTAGCAATTGAACATCTTTAAATGAGCATAAAATCTCATTACAGCATTTACCGATCAAATATATGAggtgaatttatttttaagttttattatctgtaaaagaaaaagtggCCTCATTAATTTCAGTACATTAAGAGAGGGGTTAGAACTGCTGATCTGTGGGAGCACACATTCCTGGATTTTTCATTTCAGCTTTAATAcaattgattgatgattgaaaaGTACCATGCAGCCCAGGGAGTGTAGTCAAGTATAAGCAGCATCTTTACCAGAGAGTGGCTCTTCACAAATATGGATGATGCTgagtttctcttttattttggctcattaaataacagaaaagctTCTCTCTGGCTCCGCCCTGGTGGCGTTGGGTCAGAACGACAGCCGGGGACGTCCAGGTGTTCCGGTCAGCTCGTCACTACACTCTGATCCATCGGGGAGAGGCATTGTCAAAGCAGCTTAGGTTCATTGTAAAATCCACTGTAGCGACAAACAGGGGTAAAATGGGCAGATTCATGTCCGGTCGCTACATAATGTTTCCTATTGTGGCCTGAAACACGGAAAGCAATCAGCAGCAAAATATCTCAACTCCCCAACATACGACATGAAATACACTGGGGAAAGATTAGTAAGGTTTAACTactaaaaacaataacacaattgTGAATATGCTTATGCATATTGGTAGATCTATAGTCAACACTCTTGGCTTTAAAACCAAAATTACGTTCATCAAAAGACGCATAACACAGCTATAAGAGAAGTGGTCTAGTTCCcaaacatagactgtaaataaagatggacgacatgacggctccgaaaaagtgaagccaaagccacCTGGTGGACGGCTGCGGTAAAgttcataaaccctgcctcctacatgttaatggatggcaccacactaaaaagtcaaagtacaggtcaaacacatttttcttaaagatggttCCTCTCACTTTAGGCAGTTGTTCGTTCAAGTGTAAGTTTGGCTTTAGTTTGTTATTCAAAATTATGAAGAAGGGGGGAACcaccatgattgacagctgacacctact is a window encoding:
- the npm3 gene encoding nucleoplasmin-3 — its product is MSCHMDCTDDHGMRGQSKLESFLFTCELSSKVPFFTFQADEEEELEHFLELRTICLGAGAKEESNVVEVTAMNHQGKTVSVPIANLHISCLPMVSLGEFELKAPVTIRLKAGTGPVNVSGLHLIASAADESDLSEEESEDDEEEEITPIKPAKKKQQK